The Aestuariibaculum lutulentum genome segment AAAAAGACAGATGATATTTTTGTTTCTGCCACGATTAGAACTGATTTTTTTATTGGTTAAAGTTCGTCATTCAAGTGATCAAATGGTTGACGCAAAATAAACATTTTCCTCGGTATGAAAAATTTTAGAATGCTCATTTTAAAATAAACGAAATTTAATTTCAAAAATTTCAATTCTTCTGCAAATACTTATAATGTTATTAGAAAATATCGTGCCAAAATTAAAATTGTTGTCCAATGATAAAGTGCGTTTGCCATCCACTCTTAGTCGCTTCTCCTGGAATTGGGTCGAATCCGTGACCGAAATCGATACCTAATAATCCGAAAGCAGGCATAAAGATTCTAAGTCCAAGACCTGCAGAACGTTGTAGGTCGAAAGGATTATAATCTTTAAATTCGTTATATGAAGCACCTGCTTCAAGGAATGTTAATCCGTAAATTTTAGCCGAAGCTTTTAATGTAATTGGATAACGTAACTCTAAAGAGAATTTATTGTAAATGGTACCACCATCGTTTGTAGATAACGATTGGTTAGGGTAACCACGTAACGCGATAGCTTCTCTACCATCTAAACTGTAACTTCCTAAACCGTCACCTCCAAGGAAGAATCTTTCAAAAGGAATTACCCCACGGTCTTGGTTATAAGCACCTAAGAAACCAAATTCTACACTAGGCTTTAATACTAAATCTTTAAAGATTTGTGTGTACCAGTCTGCCTTGAATTTTACTTTATAAAATTCTAACCAGTTGTAACGTTCTTGGTCGATTTCAGAAATTCTAGTGTTAGCATCAGATAATTCAGTTTCAGTAGAGTTAGAGTCTGTTAAGACAGCTACATTATCATCTCTTTCCGCTTTAAGTGCCGAATAGTCTACACCATTTACTAAAGAGTATGGGAATGATAATTTTGCGGTAACTGCAAAGTTAGAACCTCCTGTTGGATAAATAGGGTCTACACTTGTGTTGTTTCTGCTTAAACCAACAGTATATGATAAGTTGTTTGAGAAACCATCACCGAATGTAAATAATCCGGTGTTATAGTTGTTTAAGTCGTAACGTTGGTAACTGATAGCCTGAGACAATGTAAAGTAATCATCAGGAACCTGCAAGCGTTTTGCTAAACCAAAAGTAATACCTGTAATATTGAAACTTCTAGATTTATCGGCGTTACCTGTTTGGTAGTCGTATAAGAACTGTTTTGTATGTGATAACGATGATGAAAACTGTACCGGACGTTTTCCTCCCATCCAAGGTTCAGAGAACGAAAAACTATAGGTTTGATAAAAACGGCTGGCTTGTAAACGTAAAGCTAATTTTTGACCATCTCCCATTGGGATTGGCTTATAAGCATCTTTCTTGAAGATATCTTTAATTGCAAAGTTGTTAAACGATAATCCTAAGGTTCCGATGAAACCTCCACCACCGTAACCACCTTGAAGCTCAATCTGGCTCGATCCAGTTTCTTTTACAGAGTATTCCATATCGATGGTTCCTTCATTAGGATTTGCATTTTTAAAGTCAGGAGAGATTTCCTGAGCATCAAAGAATCCTAACTGACCAAGCTCACGAACGGTACGAACCACATTCGCTTTACTGTATAATTGTCCCGGACGGGTACGAATTTCACGATAGATAACGTGGTCGTTTGTTTTGTCGTTTCCAACAACCGATACACTGTTAAAGTAAGCTGGTTTACCTTCGGTAATTCTTACTTCCATATCGATTACATTGTTATCGGCACTTACTTCAACCGGGTTGATTTGTGAGAATAAATAACCGTTGTTTTGGTATAAGTTGGTAATGTCGTCACCATCTGGTTTAGAATCATCAGCAATGCGCTTTTGAAGTAATACCCCATTATAGGTGTCTCCTTTTCTAATACGTAAAACGCGATTTAATAGGTCGTTAGAGTATACGGTATTACCAATAAAAGTGATGTCTCCAAAAGTATATTTTTCGCCTTCTTCAACATTAATGTTTAATGAAATGGTTTTATCGCTGTTAATAGAAATACTGTCTGAAAGTACGCGGGCATCACGATAACCATTTTCTTTGTATTTGTCAACAAGGCTTACAAGATCTTCTTTATAATCGGCCTCAATATACTTTGAACGTTTTAGAACACGAATTGGGTTTTTTTGTTTCGTATTTTTCATGCTTTTACGAAGTGTTTTGTCGGTTAAAACTTCGTTTCCGTTAAACACGATATGATCGATTTTTACTTTTTCACCTTTATCGATGTTAACAAGCATATTAACTCTGGCCGTAGGTAAAGAGTCTTTTACTTCTTTGGTATCTATATAAACTTTAGTGTTTAAAAACCCTTCTTTTTTATACTTGCTGGTTAAGTAGTTTTTAGTTGTTGTTATTAAGTTTTCTGTAACCTTAACCCCTTTATTAAGTTTATTGTCTTTTATAATACCTTCAACTTTACCTTTTTTAACGCCGTTCACTTTTAATTCGTTAAGTTGTGGAAGGTCAGATAATCTGATTTCAAGGAACGCTGTATCACCTTCAACTTTGGTGATGTAAATTTCAATATCGCTGAATAGTTTTGAGTTCCAAAGTTTTTTAATGGCAGCACTAATATCTTCACCAGGAATGGTAATTTCCTGTCCTTTTCTTAATCCGGAATAGGTAATTATGGTTTGTTCTTCAAACGCGGTGTTTCCCAGTACGGTTATATCTCCCAGTGTATATTCTCGACCTTGATTATAAGGTATTTCTTGTGCTTGAATGGTAAGGCTATATGCAAAAAGTAATATTGCGAAGCAGTGTTTAATATAATTTGTCAAAGGTAGTTTATTAGCTAAGTTGTTCACTTGTTTTCCCAAATCGTCGTTCTCTTTTTTGATATTCTATAATAGCTTCATACAAATGCTCCTTTGTAAAATCCGGCCATAAAACGCTAGTAAAATACAATTCGGCATATGCGATTTGCCAAAGTAAAAAGTTGCTTATGCGTTGCTCTCCACTGGTTCTAATAAGCAAGTCTACATCTGGTAAACCATGCGTGTAAAGATGCTCATTTATAATTGATTCATCAATCTTTTCCGGCGAAATTATGTTATTTTTAACTTTAATACTAATCTCTTTAACAGTATTTAGTAATTCTTCGCGCGAACCATAGCTTAAAGCCAGCGTTAAAGTCATTCTGCTGTTACTTTTTGTCTGTTCTATGACCTCCTGAAGCTCGGCATACACTTTTTGGGGTAAGTTGTTTAAGCAGCCAATAGCAGAGAGTTTTATGTTATTTTCTTGAAGTGTTTTTATTTCTTTTTTTAATGAATTAACAAGTAATTTCATTAAAGTATCGACTTCTAATTTAGGGCGATTCCAGTTTTCTGTAGAAAAGGCGTAAAGGGTTAGGTTTTCAACACCCAGTTCTGCACAGCATTCAACGGCTTCTTTTACAGCTTTTGTTCCATTTTCATGACCAAAGGCACGTATCATGCCTTTTTGTTTAGCCCAACGACCATTGCCATCCATAATAATAGCAATGTGTTTTGGTAGTTTGTTAGGTTGTATGCTTTCTCTTAAATTCATTTTAATTTGTACAATAACATGGCTTTTCTCCAAAGGTATAGGTTAGTGTCACACCAGAGAATACATACCAGTCATTGTTATTTATATTTCCAAATCTGTAGGGTTGCAGATTGCTATCGGCAGGTGAACTGCCATCAAGACCATCGGTAAAGGTGTAGCGCGCTCCAACTTCTACAGCTAATATTAATCCGTTAATAAACGTTGTTTTTACACCCAGTGCCATCGGTATTCCGAAAGTCCAACTCGAACTGCCTTCGTCGGTTTGTTCACCGTTAACAAAGTAAGTATCATCATAGTTTGTTAAACTTAACCCGGTAAATAAATACGGTGTGGTTAGTTTACGTCCTGTGTGTAAATCGAAATCCATGAAGGTAAATTCCATTCCGGCAGCAATTTCTAGGATGCCGTTAGAGAATTCATAACCACGTTGCTGACGCCTCGGGTCATCAGATTTTGAGTCTAAGCCTTCTAAATCACTAAAGATAACAGAAGCACGATAAGAGTGGCGTTTACTGCGGTTCCATTTATAAATTCCACCTATTGCCAATTGATTAGGAGAGATGTAATTGGTCGCTCCAACATCGCCAATAAAATTACTGCCTCCTAAATAAACTCCTATTTCGTGAATTTGAGCATAACTAACTTGAATGCTTAAAATGCTTATTATCAATACGGTTAAATACCTCATAAATGTTCGAAAGATTGCAAATATAATAAATATGATTAGCCAATAACAATTTGCTATAAATTGTATTAGTCTAAAACAACATTTCTGTAAAATTATTGTCTAATTGCGCTTGTCTTCGCCCCAAAGTAATTTTTTTCGCAGTGTAGTTAAAAAGCTTTCATTTAAAAGATCAATCATTTTAATGGTGAAGTCGGCTTTTTTAATGGTTATCATAGTTCCGTTCTCTAAAGTGG includes the following:
- the bamA gene encoding outer membrane protein assembly factor BamA, with the protein product MGKQVNNLANKLPLTNYIKHCFAILLFAYSLTIQAQEIPYNQGREYTLGDITVLGNTAFEEQTIITYSGLRKGQEITIPGEDISAAIKKLWNSKLFSDIEIYITKVEGDTAFLEIRLSDLPQLNELKVNGVKKGKVEGIIKDNKLNKGVKVTENLITTTKNYLTSKYKKEGFLNTKVYIDTKEVKDSLPTARVNMLVNIDKGEKVKIDHIVFNGNEVLTDKTLRKSMKNTKQKNPIRVLKRSKYIEADYKEDLVSLVDKYKENGYRDARVLSDSISINSDKTISLNINVEEGEKYTFGDITFIGNTVYSNDLLNRVLRIRKGDTYNGVLLQKRIADDSKPDGDDITNLYQNNGYLFSQINPVEVSADNNVIDMEVRITEGKPAYFNSVSVVGNDKTNDHVIYREIRTRPGQLYSKANVVRTVRELGQLGFFDAQEISPDFKNANPNEGTIDMEYSVKETGSSQIELQGGYGGGGFIGTLGLSFNNFAIKDIFKKDAYKPIPMGDGQKLALRLQASRFYQTYSFSFSEPWMGGKRPVQFSSSLSHTKQFLYDYQTGNADKSRSFNITGITFGLAKRLQVPDDYFTLSQAISYQRYDLNNYNTGLFTFGDGFSNNLSYTVGLSRNNTSVDPIYPTGGSNFAVTAKLSFPYSLVNGVDYSALKAERDDNVAVLTDSNSTETELSDANTRISEIDQERYNWLEFYKVKFKADWYTQIFKDLVLKPSVEFGFLGAYNQDRGVIPFERFFLGGDGLGSYSLDGREAIALRGYPNQSLSTNDGGTIYNKFSLELRYPITLKASAKIYGLTFLEAGASYNEFKDYNPFDLQRSAGLGLRIFMPAFGLLGIDFGHGFDPIPGEATKSGWQTHFIIGQQF
- a CDS encoding isoprenyl transferase, translated to MNLRESIQPNKLPKHIAIIMDGNGRWAKQKGMIRAFGHENGTKAVKEAVECCAELGVENLTLYAFSTENWNRPKLEVDTLMKLLVNSLKKEIKTLQENNIKLSAIGCLNNLPQKVYAELQEVIEQTKSNSRMTLTLALSYGSREELLNTVKEISIKVKNNIISPEKIDESIINEHLYTHGLPDVDLLIRTSGEQRISNFLLWQIAYAELYFTSVLWPDFTKEHLYEAIIEYQKRERRFGKTSEQLS
- the porG gene encoding type IX secretion system protein PorG; this encodes MRYLTVLIISILSIQVSYAQIHEIGVYLGGSNFIGDVGATNYISPNQLAIGGIYKWNRSKRHSYRASVIFSDLEGLDSKSDDPRRQQRGYEFSNGILEIAAGMEFTFMDFDLHTGRKLTTPYLFTGLSLTNYDDTYFVNGEQTDEGSSSWTFGIPMALGVKTTFINGLILAVEVGARYTFTDGLDGSSPADSNLQPYRFGNINNNDWYVFSGVTLTYTFGEKPCYCTN